The following nucleotide sequence is from Zea mays cultivar B73 chromosome 1, Zm-B73-REFERENCE-NAM-5.0, whole genome shotgun sequence.
AAACTGTAACGTAACTGATTCACTGGTGTGACACACCGAACAACACAAGATGAAGCAGCAAATTGCTTCAGGCAAGCAGCAGCATCCAAGTAGATGACGCATTTGCCCTGCAGCAAATTGCATTGCCTCATCTGGATGCAGACCTCTCAACGCTCTGAAGGCGAAACCCACAACGTAAGCCGGAATCAGTTAGCTCATCATCCTCTGGAACTCGTGGAAGTCGAGGCCACCGTCGCCGTCGACGTCGTAGGCCCGAATCATGGCCTCGCAGTCGGCGACGGAACGCTTGTCCCCGAGCTGGGCGAGCACCCTCTGCAGGCCCCTGGCCGTGATCCTGCCCGCGGACTCCACGGCGTTGAACACGTCGAACGCCCTGCGCAGGTCCTCCTCCTGGCCGCCCTCCCTCTCCATCAGCGCCACGAAGCCGGCGAAGTCCAGCATGTAGCCACCGTCGCCGTACGACGGCGGCATGTCGTCGCCCATGGACACGAAGAAGGCGCGCAGCTCGGCGCCGGAGATCTTGCCGTCGTTGTCCCGGTCGAAGTGCTGGAAGATCCGCTGCAGCTCGCCGTGCCTGCTGCTGGAGCTGGAGGCGGAGCTAGACCCGGACCTGGACCCCCTGCCGagtgacgaggacgacgacgacgacggccgcTTGACAGCCGCGCCCCTCGGGCTGGCCACGTCCGACTGCCCGCACATGAACGGCAGCCTGAAGCTCCGTTTGCTCGACGGCCGCTTCGCCATCTCTGTGCCGTCGCTAGCTGCTCAACTCTTGCAAGAACCAGGAGGAAGTTATTGTCGCGTACGCTTAGCTTGTGTCACTTCACTTGTGCGCTGCAGTCTGCGCGCACTCTGCAGGTTATTATACATGAACCAAGTGCCGAGGTCTCCTTTTATAGCCGCGCAGCTCAGCTTCTGCTTGCTGTGCTGCGATCCGAAGGAGAAGCCGCCGCCCATGCCATATGCATCTTTGTGTGGGGTTTGACCGGTCGTGATGAGAAGTTAGTTGAGCCTGCGTCGCAACTACCTCGCTCATCAGATAATGTCACTTGGCTGCATTATCTAACTCCCATCAGACAACGTGATCATGTGCTCACgatccccgcgccgccgcccacCGAACAACGATATCTCGGAATCCGTGATTTAGTTATGGTCTTCGAGATCCAGTGGTTCATCATTGAATTTGCAGTTTGGGGGCGCCTTGTGACATGACAAGTCATGGGTCGGTTGAACAGTTCATATTTCAGAAGCTGTGaaaaaattcagaagctgttgacaTGACAAGTGATGCAGCGAGACTGGGAATGAAGGAATCTGAAACTAGCTAATAGCAATCAGAGCTCTTTAGATGAGGAGTAGCAATGCGAGTATCAGTTGAGAACTTGAGATCATTGAGCACTAATGATTGTTCTTGATATTGTCTCCTTCGAATGTCAAGTTCATATCTGCAGTGGAGATTGAGATTTGAAGAGAGAGAGATCTGATCACGTCTGAGGGAGCAAACGAAATCTGCAATCTCGATACCGCTCGAGAACGAGTACAAGATTTTCAAATGCAGAGCTTCCGTTTCCATGTGACTCGCATGGAGGTTACCAACAACTCAAACATAGGGATTGCCTACGGCACATGTTTTCGTGGCATCATCACCACATGGAAGTAGAAGCTACTGGCTGTTTACTTACTGATGATAAATGACCCACCTGAAACTCATCATTGGGTTCGGGCATCTAAGATGACCGGCAGAGCATCTTTCCTGTCAGTGTGTCTGTTCATCCTTGTATTTGACCAGAATGAAGAAAACATTGGATGCTACCCATGATGGACCGATGCACTGACAAACAGTTGAAACCCCAAGTTCACCACACCGACCACCAACAATACGGGCATGAATGAACGGTATGGAATCTGCATCCTTTGCAAATTGCGATGGAGGAATTCGCCCATGCACAGATCTCAAGACAATATAATTAACTATCTGTTGCGATTTTGGGTGACTCTGTAATATGTAGTGTTTGGTTTCAGAGTTTAGTTGGCCGCTCAATTCAATCACCAACACCTACAAGAGGAAGTAAAACGGAAGTAAAACGAAGTCGCACCAATACAGAAATATCCTCTCAAGATACTGCATCTTTGTGGTCCCAAAAACAACCCAAATGGATCAAGAAGGAAGAGAGTGGTACCAAATTCTAGGTTGGAGCAATTTCAGCAAGCCACTCATACACTAGCCATCGCCACATGTCTAAAAATTAAGTTTCATAAAAGCGAGCTTTTTTGTTATAGCAACAGCTAAGGATTATGAAAACCATTACTCACGTATCTTCGGATGCGGTATTGGATTGACGCATCATAGGTTGAGAAATAGTGATCGACGAGGTGTCATTGATATGTTTGATAAAAGACTTAGTAACTGGAAAGGGAAATTCTATCGTCACGAGGACGTTTAGTGCTTATTAATTCAGTTCTCAGCAACCTTCATATTTTCATGATGTCTTTCTTTGAAATACTAGCAGGGGTGTGACAAAAATGGATGTTATTCGATTCTTTTGGTAAGGAGACTATCACAAAAAGAAATACAAGCTCGTGAAGTAGAAAATTATTTGTCAACCAAAGGAGCTACTGAGCTAGATGGCCTAGGGGTTGTGAATCTATGTACCAAGAAAATTTGCTTATTCACCAAATGGTTGTTTAAGCTTCTTAACGAAAATGGAGTTTGGCAACAACTTCTCAAAAACAAGTATTTAGGAACCAAAGCCCTTACTCAAGTTTCACGGCGACCCGGAGATTGTCAATTCTGGTTTGGCCTTATGAAGGTTAAAGATGATTTTTTTGCAATTGGGTCATTTTCGGGTAGGTGATGGACAATCTACCAGGTTTTGGAAGGATAGATGGCTTATAAATAGACCTCTAAAAGAGCAATATCCAAATCTTTTTAATGTAGTGAGAAATAAGATGGCTTTAGTCATAGATGTCTTACCTGGTAGCATCCCCAACCTGTCTTTCTACAGACCAACTGTGGAGTAAAATTCGATGAATGGTAGAATTTATCGCTTTTGTTGGCCACAATTAATTTGGGGCACACTAGAGATATATTTCTTTGGGTGGCTCAACAAGACGGTCTTTTCTCTGTCCACTTTATGTACTTTAATTTAATGAATAACCTCACTCGAGATCGCAATGCTTTGCTTTGAAAACTAAAGCTCCCACTTAAAATTTAATTTTTTATGGTATTTGCGGAAGGGATTGTCTCTTACAAAAGATAACCTAGCAAAACGAAGATGGAAAGGAAATTTGAAGTGCAGTTTTTGTAATGAAAACGAAAATATTCAACACCTTTTATTTGATTGTTACCTTGCTAGGAATATATGGAGAACCATTTTCTTTGCCTTGCATATAGATAGACCCTCTAGTACTAATCATATTATGGGGGCTTGGGAATCCAACAAAGGAATTGCACATAAAAAGAAACTTTTGATTGGAGTTGCGGCAATGTTTTGGTCCATTTGTCTTTGCCGCAATGATGTCGTTTTTAATCATAAACCAATACCGTCAATTCTGTAGGTTATTTTTAGAGGCACACATTGGCTTCGATTTTGGAGACTGGTGCAGATGGAAGAATCACACCAAGAATCACTCAATATCTTTCAATACTTAGAGGTGGTGGCCATGAAGATCTTCACAAGTCATGGATGACGATCTAGTGCTAGAATTATGGCTACTTAATTTGTTTATTGTTGCAACCAGATATTTTTTATCTTCTCATAGTTGCTCGTGGAGTGGTAACTTTCATTTGCATGTCTAATTTGTAAGGTTGTATGCACCAAAGTGCAAAAGACTGGAACTTGTTTTCCATTATCAAAAAAGGAAACCTTTGCCACCTGGTTTGTTTCAAGCCATGGAAAATATTTTAGGTTTTGAGATTGCGCACAAGTCTAAGTACTATTCTCATTTAGTTGCTAATCCTAACATTACATATGCTTTCATGGATGTGCCATTACTTTACAAGATCTCTATGGGTACTGACTTCGTTAATGAGAAGTTTTAGGTTTCATAAAAATCTAATTAGAAAATTATCATAATTGTATGGATCTATGTATGGACCTATGTTTATGTGGAACTATGTGTGGATCTATGTGTGTTATGTTGTGGCTACTTATTATGGACTTGGCGCTTTTGTTATGGTTGTACAGATATGTCATGGTTAGGATTATGGAGTAATTATTACACATCTCATGGTCTACATTTACAAGTGCCATTTTAAGGCATAACAAATCGGTGTACTGTTGTGTCATGATTAGGAAATTATCTATTTGCACTCATCAACCAAACAAAGGATGAAGCCGCACCGTTCTACTTCCTACTAGAATCAAACAAAAAACAATGCAGCCCCATTCTAACTGCCAAACATAGAACGGAACCACTCTATCATCAGAATCTGGAATAGAGTAACTCTGTCCAAGTAAGCTTTAGAACTGAACACTACCTTTCTTCTTGAATGTGCTCTCAAAAAATTCAGTGACATATTGTTTGAGAACCTCAGAATTTCAGACAATGCACCATGATATGGACTATCTTCTCCAAATCTCAAACGAATTGCATTGCCTTCAGGCCTTAATCACAAAGGAAGAAATAGATTGTCACTCAACATGTCCCCCAGAGTCCATAGATAAGTCACAAGGTCTAGATGGATCCACCAACGAGTTAATTAAAAAATGTTACTCATCATTTCCCAAGATTTTTGCAATCTCTAAACGCTTTTAACTAGAGTGATTTCTGTTTGCATAGCATTAGCGGATCTTATATAACATTAGTACCAAAAATAGATAGTCTAGCTAGTGTTTTAGACTCCAGACCTGTTTCAGTTTTGAACTCTTCTATCAAGATCATTATAAAGTTCTTAGCGAAAAAGCTTCAGAGAGTAATCCAACAACTCATTCACAAAAGCTAGTATGGTTTATTAAGAGTAGAAATATTCAAGATTTTTTTCTAAACCTACAGGGCTAAAGTAAATTACTAGAAATCCATTCTAGACCACCTTGCTATTATTTTTTTTCCAATTTTAAAGGATATCTCTTGTTGACTTATTTGGGACTCCCCTTAGGCCTAACAAGGCC
It contains:
- the LOC100282259 gene encoding calmodulin-like protein 41; its protein translation is MAKRPSSKRSFRLPFMCGQSDVASPRGAAVKRPSSSSSSSLGRGSRSGSSSASSSSSRHGELQRIFQHFDRDNDGKISGAELRAFFVSMGDDMPPSYGDGGYMLDFAGFVALMEREGGQEEDLRRAFDVFNAVESAGRITARGLQRVLAQLGDKRSVADCEAMIRAYDVDGDGGLDFHEFQRMMS